A region from the Aegilops tauschii subsp. strangulata cultivar AL8/78 chromosome 5, Aet v6.0, whole genome shotgun sequence genome encodes:
- the LOC141022629 gene encoding secreted RxLR effector protein 161-like has translation MQDVKPMKTPMPTNGQLNLDPNGKDVDQKVYRSMIGSLLYLCASRPDIMLSVCMCARFQSAPKESHFSAVKRILRYLVHTPNLGLWYPKGATFKLLGYSDSDWAGDKVDRKSTSGSCQFLGRSLVSWSSKKQNCVSLSTAEAEYIAAGSCCAQLLWMRQTLMDYGVKCDKVPLFCDNESAIKIADNPMQHSRTKHIEIRHHFIRDHVAKGDIDLFHVNTEKQLADIFTKPLDEARFRELRHELNIVDISNLD, from the coding sequence atgcaagatgtcaagcccatgaagacacccatgcccacaaatggccaacttaatcttgatcccaatggtaaagatgtggatcaaaaggtatatcgctctatgatcggttctttgctttacctttgtgcatctaggccGGATATTATGTTGAGTGTATGTATGTGTGCAAGATTTCAATCCGCTCCCAAGGAGAGCCATTTTTCGGCAGTGAAAAGAATCCTTCGATATTTGGTTCATACCCCAAACTTGGGCCTTTGGTACCCCAAAGGAGCAACTTTCAAGCTATTAGGATATTCGGATTCGGATTGGGCCGGAGACAAGGTAGACCGCAAGTCCACTTCCGGGTCTTGTCAATTCCTAGGGAGGtcattggtaagttggtcttcaaagaagcagaattgtgtgtccctttcaaccgccgaggccgagtacattgctgcaggaagttgttgtgcacaattattatggatgaggcaaactttgatggattatggtgtcaaatgtgacaaagtgcctctattttgtgacaatgaaagtgcaatCAAGATCGCCGACAATCCAATGCAACATAGCCGAACCAAACATATCGagattcgtcatcacttcattcgagatcatgtggcCAAGGGAGACATTGATTTATTCCATGTCAACACCGAGAAGCAACTTGCCGACATTTTTACCAAGCCACTTGATGAAGCAAGAttccgcgagttaaggcatgagctgaATATCGTGGATATAAGTAACTTGGATTGA